The sequence below is a genomic window from Streptomyces parvus.
GGTGCCGTACCAGCACGTGGAGGGTGGGGACGAGCGGGGTGAGGGCGGGTTTCCGCTGGGGCGGTGGCTGTCGGATCAGCGGAGGGCGATGCGGGCGGGGACGATGCTTCCCGGTCGGGCGGAGGACCTGGAGGCGCTCGGCATCGTGTGGGATCCGGCGGATGCGGCGTGGGAGGAGAACCTCGGTGCGGCGAAGGCGTACTTCGCCGCGTACGGGACTCTCGCGGCGCCGGTGACGGCCATGATGATGGACCGGCCGGTGGGGCAGTGGCTGGCCAACGCCCGGAAGAAGAACGGGCTCGGGAAGGACCAGGCGCGGGCGCGGCGGCGTGCGGCGGCGCTGGCCGCGATCGACCCGGACTGGAACCCGGACTGGCCCATCGACTGGCAGCGCCACTACGCCGCCCTGAAGGGCCTTGTCGCTCCCGGGAGCGTGCTCGGACATGTGCAGCCCGGAGCGATGGTGAACGGGCTCGACGTCGGCGCGTGGCTGGCCGCCCAGCAGGATGGGTGGGAGCGGCTGGCCGCGGCGCAGCGCGAGCGCCTGGTCCAGCTCGGCGTCCGGCCGCCCGAGAAACCGGCCACCGAGGCCGTCGAGGGGAAGGCACGGCCGCGGCGGGCGACGGGCGGTGCGCGGGCCGGGGCGTTCGAGCGGGGTATCGCCGCGCTCGCCCAGTACGCGGCCCGGGAGAGGACGGTGGTAGTCGCGCGGTCCTGGAGTGAGGAAATGCCCGACGGGACGTCCGTGCGGCTCGGAGTATGGCTGTCGAACGTGAAAAGCCGCCGGGCCACACTCACCGGCGAGCAGCTCCAGCGGCTGGCCGGGTTGGGGCTGGAATGGGCAGCGGCCGGGCGGCCGTCCTGAAGCGGGCTTGACGCTGGTGTCTCTTCTGACGGCGGGTCAGGCCGTGCATCGTTCTGGTGTGCGGGTGGGATCCCGGGTGAGGCCCGGCTGCCGGGGGCGTTCCAGAATTCTGGAACGCCCCGGTGGTTCTACCGTCCGCGCCCTTGGCGTGGTGCGGGGGCGGTCTGGCGGTGGTGTGCGGGCGCGGCAGGTTCGGCGGGGGCGGGCGCTGCGTGTGCGCGGTGGTGTCCGGGCGGGTCGTGGTGGAGCGGGCTGCGGGGGCGGAGACGCGGGGCCCGGTGGGCAGGGGCGTGTCCAGCGGTGTGGTGAGGGCGTAGTGGGCGGCGAGCGGCAGACGCGTG
It includes:
- a CDS encoding helicase associated domain-containing protein; translation: MEGGDERGEGGFPLGRWLSDQRRAMRAGTMLPGRAEDLEALGIVWDPADAAWEENLGAAKAYFAAYGTLAAPVTAMMMDRPVGQWLANARKKNGLGKDQARARRRAAALAAIDPDWNPDWPIDWQRHYAALKGLVAPGSVLGHVQPGAMVNGLDVGAWLAAQQDGWERLAAAQRERLVQLGVRPPEKPATEAVEGKARPRRATGGARAGAFERGIAALAQYAARERTVVVARSWSEEMPDGTSVRLGVWLSNVKSRRATLTGEQLQRLAGLGLEWAAAGRPS